From Deferrisoma camini S3R1, the proteins below share one genomic window:
- a CDS encoding FmdB family zinc ribbon protein: protein MPLYDFACRGCGHEFEALVRPGRVPPCPRCGAPDPERKLSPFAVGGGAGASGGGCSGCTAKSCAGCR from the coding sequence GTGCCGCTGTACGACTTTGCCTGCCGGGGGTGCGGCCACGAGTTCGAGGCTCTGGTGCGGCCGGGCAGGGTCCCGCCGTGCCCCCGGTGCGGGGCACCGGACCCGGAGCGGAAGCTCTCGCCGTTCGCCGTGGGGGGCGGGGCAGGGGCCTCCGGCGGCGGGTGCTCCGGGTGCACCGCCAAGTCGTGCGCGGGGTGCCGGTGA
- a CDS encoding YbhB/YbcL family Raf kinase inhibitor-like protein yields the protein MAFEIRSPAFAAGAEIPVRYTCDGDDVSPPLEWTGVPAGTQSLVLIVDDPDAPDPRAPRMTWVHWVLYNLPAETRGLPEGVTASDLPPGTGQGLNDWKRTGYGGPCPPVGRHRYFHKLYALSERLPDLGTPTKAALLRAMEGKILGKAELVGTYRRAR from the coding sequence ATGGCCTTCGAGATCCGCTCCCCCGCCTTTGCCGCCGGCGCGGAGATCCCAGTGCGCTACACCTGCGACGGGGACGACGTGTCCCCGCCCCTGGAGTGGACCGGGGTGCCGGCCGGCACCCAGAGCCTGGTCCTGATCGTGGACGACCCCGATGCGCCCGACCCCCGGGCCCCCCGCATGACCTGGGTCCACTGGGTCCTCTACAACCTCCCGGCCGAGACCCGCGGGTTGCCCGAGGGGGTGACGGCCTCGGACCTGCCCCCTGGCACCGGCCAGGGGCTCAACGACTGGAAGCGCACCGGCTACGGCGGGCCGTGCCCGCCGGTGGGGCGGCACCGGTACTTCCACAAGCTCTACGCCCTGTCCGAGCGGCTCCCCGACCTGGGCACCCCCACCAAGGCCGCCCTGCTGCGGGCCATGGAGGGAAAGATCCTGGGCAAGGCCGAGCTGGTGGGGACCTACCGGCGGGCCCGCTGA